In Deinococcus sp. QL22, the following are encoded in one genomic region:
- a CDS encoding ATP-binding domain-containing protein, with amino-acid sequence MPVAQPTLQSNSTSSEHAASHPEFAHEEGRLAGTIAAMLHQIDVWEDRNRNVGADLETSVTMADTAEEHAAMLSVHLSQPYFGSLRVRVGGREQTLYIGKHAFLDVKGGAKEGHNVVSWDSEVGSLFYTQSLNWTPRRGGLGTIRRRRQLDVATKRLLRVTDLYDDEAGGDTGGREEVLIRRLQEQSTAGMRDVVETLQPEQNEAMRAPAGTPIIIQGAAGSGKTTIGFHRLAWMMNAERREHRARPEACMVLMPNKVLAAYAARVLPDLGIPAVPVTTPEAWAVGLLGLEKLEVTDRTLTLLLTDHDNARRALAWRRAKLLGDARMLDVVRAHIQAKFLTALHGQRLQEQIEIPGRDSVTFSQTEQELHALLLGVFAADPLSGYRAAFRAAVEAEALAQLNVSEAQAISVLRQLSVPLTSLLGRVFASTTPVTEARRLLGSADALGVSGLLNDREIRLLLADPLQSIPNPRRAHADVTELPVMLAVQALTGGIGRQVGRTLEPFDHVVLDEAQDYSPLLYALLARATREGHLTALGDLNQGMHGYKGPSNWEAVLAVLPASAGGARVLTLSRTYRSTRQITELGARIASTYNRAADVVGVDRDGAEVQRYSNGVEAALIARAVKDAQAAGHENVAIVTRRAADADRLSTELHDHDTDAQPITTQEHRYRGGVVILPVNLAKGLEFSAAIVANADADTYDESTEYERRLLYVSASRALHWLGVVSAGELHPLVG; translated from the coding sequence ATGCCTGTTGCTCAGCCCACGCTGCAATCCAACTCGACTTCATCTGAGCATGCAGCTTCGCATCCAGAATTTGCCCACGAAGAAGGACGATTGGCCGGAACGATAGCCGCCATGCTGCACCAGATTGACGTGTGGGAAGACCGCAACCGGAATGTGGGTGCCGACCTGGAAACCAGCGTGACGATGGCCGACACCGCCGAGGAACATGCGGCCATGCTCAGCGTGCATCTGTCTCAGCCGTATTTTGGCAGCCTACGCGTGCGGGTAGGCGGGCGCGAGCAAACGCTCTATATAGGTAAGCACGCCTTTCTGGACGTGAAGGGTGGAGCCAAAGAAGGGCACAATGTGGTGTCTTGGGACTCCGAGGTAGGCAGCTTGTTTTACACTCAATCGCTGAACTGGACACCCCGGCGCGGTGGACTGGGCACCATTCGGCGGCGGCGGCAGTTGGATGTGGCCACCAAGCGACTGCTGCGCGTGACAGACCTATACGATGATGAGGCGGGGGGCGACACTGGGGGCCGCGAGGAAGTGCTGATTCGCCGCCTTCAGGAGCAAAGTACGGCGGGCATGCGCGATGTGGTGGAGACTTTGCAGCCCGAACAAAACGAGGCGATGCGGGCACCGGCGGGCACGCCGATCATCATTCAGGGCGCGGCTGGGTCAGGCAAAACCACCATTGGTTTTCACCGCCTCGCGTGGATGATGAACGCCGAGCGCCGCGAGCACCGTGCCCGCCCCGAAGCCTGCATGGTGCTGATGCCCAACAAGGTTTTGGCGGCTTACGCAGCCCGCGTGTTGCCTGATCTGGGCATCCCCGCCGTACCTGTGACTACCCCTGAAGCGTGGGCGGTAGGGCTGTTGGGATTGGAAAAATTGGAAGTCACCGACCGTACCCTCACCCTCCTGCTGACTGATCACGACAACGCACGGCGGGCGCTGGCCTGGCGGCGGGCCAAATTGCTGGGCGACGCCCGAATGTTGGATGTGGTAAGGGCGCATATTCAGGCCAAATTTCTGACTGCTTTGCACGGGCAGCGCCTTCAGGAGCAGATCGAGATTCCGGGCCGCGATTCCGTGACCTTCTCGCAGACAGAGCAGGAACTGCATGCCCTGTTGCTCGGTGTGTTTGCCGCCGATCCGCTGTCCGGCTATCGTGCGGCCTTCCGTGCCGCAGTAGAAGCCGAAGCGTTGGCGCAGTTGAATGTGTCTGAGGCGCAGGCGATCAGCGTGTTGCGCCAACTCTCGGTACCGCTGACTAGCCTGCTGGGGCGCGTGTTTGCCTCCACCACCCCCGTAACCGAAGCCCGCCGCTTGCTGGGCAGTGCCGACGCCCTCGGCGTCAGCGGTCTGTTGAATGACCGTGAAATCCGCCTGCTGCTGGCCGATCCCCTCCAGAGCATTCCCAACCCGCGCCGCGCCCATGCCGATGTGACCGAATTGCCCGTGATGCTGGCGGTGCAGGCCCTCACAGGCGGCATTGGGCGGCAGGTGGGACGCACGTTGGAACCCTTCGACCATGTGGTGCTGGACGAAGCACAGGATTACTCGCCGCTGCTGTACGCGCTGCTGGCCCGCGCCACCCGTGAGGGTCACCTGACCGCGCTGGGCGACCTGAATCAGGGGATGCACGGCTACAAGGGGCCGAGCAACTGGGAAGCGGTTTTGGCCGTACTGCCCGCATCGGCAGGGGGGGCGCGGGTGCTAACCCTATCTCGCACCTACCGCTCGACCCGGCAGATTACCGAACTGGGCGCCCGCATCGCCTCGACCTACAACCGCGCCGCCGACGTGGTAGGTGTAGACCGTGATGGGGCCGAGGTGCAGCGGTATTCCAACGGCGTGGAGGCTGCCCTGATCGCCCGCGCAGTGAAAGACGCACAGGCCGCCGGACACGAAAATGTAGCCATCGTGACCCGCCGCGCTGCCGACGCGGATCGCCTCAGCACTGAACTACACGACCACGATACCGACGCGCAACCGATTACCACTCAGGAACACCGCTACCGGGGCGGCGTCGTCATCTTGCCCGTCAACCTGGCCAAAGGGCTGGAGTTCAGCGCCGCGATTGTCGCCAATGCCGACGCCGACACCTACGACGAATCTACCGAATACGAACGGCGGTTGCTGTACGTCAGTGCCAGCCGCGCCCTGCACTGGTTGGGCGTGGTGAGCGCGGGAGAATTGCATCCGTTGGTAGGGTAG